A stretch of Gammaproteobacteria bacterium DNA encodes these proteins:
- a CDS encoding outer membrane protein assembly factor BamD, whose translation MSLVRTVSILLLALNLAGCSWLGIGKDDEIPPDQGERQLYEAAQKNIKSSNFELAIKNLQLLEARYPFGPYAEQAQIELIYAHYRNYDHEEAVAAADRFIRLHPQQQNVDYAYYMKGLSAFTEGQGLLERFLPTDMTLRDPGPARQSFADFSQLLSRFPNSDYAADARARMVYLRNLLARYEINVANYYFKRRAYVAALNRGRFVVENFQETPAVPDGLAVMAQAYLILGMNDLADNAVTALRENYPTHPSLDKSGKFIAQSYPGDSDRSWVNILSVGFLDRAEPPSFDNRDILPGQ comes from the coding sequence ATGTCCCTTGTTCGCACCGTATCCATTCTGTTGCTTGCCTTGAACCTCGCGGGGTGCTCGTGGCTCGGTATCGGCAAGGATGACGAAATCCCGCCGGACCAGGGCGAGCGCCAGCTCTATGAAGCGGCCCAGAAAAACATCAAGAGCAGCAACTTCGAGCTGGCGATCAAGAACCTCCAGCTGCTGGAGGCGCGTTATCCCTTCGGCCCCTATGCCGAACAGGCACAGATCGAACTCATCTACGCCCACTACCGCAACTACGATCACGAAGAAGCAGTGGCGGCTGCCGACCGCTTCATTCGCCTGCACCCGCAACAGCAGAACGTGGACTACGCCTATTACATGAAAGGGTTGTCGGCGTTCACCGAGGGCCAGGGCCTGCTCGAGCGCTTTCTGCCGACCGACATGACGTTGCGCGATCCGGGGCCCGCACGGCAGTCGTTCGCGGACTTCTCGCAATTGCTGTCACGCTTTCCGAATTCGGACTATGCGGCCGACGCCCGGGCGCGCATGGTCTATCTGCGCAACCTTCTGGCGCGCTACGAGATCAACGTCGCCAATTACTATTTCAAGCGTCGCGCCTATGTCGCGGCACTGAATCGCGGGCGCTTTGTGGTGGAGAATTTCCAGGAAACGCCGGCCGTTCCCGATGGCCTCGCCGTGATGGCACAAGCCTACCTGATCCTCGGCATGAACGATCTGGCCGACAATGCGGTGACCGCGCTGCGCGAGAACTACCCGACGCATCCTTCGCTCGACAAATCGGGCAAATTCATCGCCCAGTCCTACCCGGGCGATTCCGACCGCTCGTGGGTGAATATCCTGAGCGTCGGCTTTCTCGACCGGGCAGAACCGCCGAGCTTCGACAACCGCGACATCCTGCCCGGCCAATGA
- a CDS encoding NAD+ synthase → MTQITVVMAQINPLVGDIEGNARLILAQSRRAVELHRADVVVFPELALTGYPPEDLLLRASIGLRVERALEGLRRELPDVWVLLGYPSRGAGGLENVAGLFKGGKLVAAYGKMELPNYEVFDEKRYFVAGVQPRVVEIGGFRFALSVCEDIWHERPTAMAVEAGAEILLNINASPYHLGKHRERLRIVERRALAGDVAILYVNQVGGQDELVFDGGSMAIGRDGGLAVLAPHFAEGLFPVRIGRDAAGRVLLEQGLQEPEPGDRALVYQALVTGVRDYVNKNRFKGVVLGLSGGIDSALTLALAVDALGAERVEAVMMPFRYTAGMSIEDAAAQAAGLGVRYRSISIEPMYEAFVSALSEEFAGCAVDVTEQNIQARCRGVLLMAISNKKGCLVLTTGNKSEMAVGYSTLYGDMAGGFDVLKDVPKTLVFALARYRNSITAVIPQRVIDRPPSAELAPDQKDEDSLPPYDILDQILERYVERDFSANAIIADGFDADTVRRVVRLVDLNEYKRRQAPIGVRVTRKAFGRDRRYPVTSGWEAGD, encoded by the coding sequence ATGACGCAGATCACGGTTGTGATGGCCCAGATCAATCCACTGGTGGGAGACATCGAGGGCAACGCCCGTCTCATCCTTGCGCAAAGCCGGCGTGCCGTGGAGTTGCACCGGGCCGATGTGGTGGTTTTCCCGGAACTCGCGCTCACTGGTTATCCTCCCGAAGACCTGTTGCTGCGCGCCAGCATCGGGCTTCGCGTCGAGCGCGCGCTCGAGGGTTTGCGGCGGGAGTTGCCGGATGTGTGGGTGCTGCTCGGCTATCCGTCGCGCGGCGCGGGTGGCCTGGAGAACGTGGCGGGCTTGTTCAAGGGTGGCAAGCTGGTGGCTGCCTACGGGAAGATGGAGTTGCCGAACTACGAGGTATTCGACGAGAAGCGCTATTTCGTCGCGGGAGTGCAGCCCCGTGTGGTCGAGATCGGTGGATTCAGGTTCGCGTTGTCGGTGTGCGAAGACATCTGGCACGAGCGTCCGACCGCGATGGCGGTCGAGGCTGGCGCTGAAATACTGCTCAACATCAATGCCTCCCCCTATCACCTCGGCAAGCACCGCGAGCGACTGCGGATCGTCGAGCGCCGCGCGTTGGCCGGCGATGTCGCCATCCTCTATGTGAACCAGGTCGGCGGCCAGGATGAGCTGGTGTTCGACGGGGGTTCCATGGCGATCGGGCGCGACGGCGGGCTTGCAGTGCTGGCGCCGCACTTTGCCGAAGGTCTGTTTCCGGTGCGTATCGGTCGCGATGCGGCGGGTCGGGTATTGCTCGAGCAGGGTCTGCAGGAGCCTGAGCCCGGGGATCGGGCGCTGGTCTACCAGGCGCTGGTCACCGGGGTGCGTGATTACGTCAACAAGAATCGCTTCAAGGGTGTGGTGCTGGGGCTGTCCGGTGGCATCGACTCGGCGCTGACACTGGCGCTGGCGGTCGATGCGCTCGGCGCCGAGCGGGTGGAGGCCGTGATGATGCCGTTTCGCTACACGGCGGGGATGAGTATCGAGGATGCGGCGGCGCAGGCCGCGGGCCTTGGCGTGCGCTACCGGAGCATCTCCATCGAGCCGATGTACGAGGCCTTCGTGAGCGCGCTGAGCGAGGAGTTTGCAGGCTGCGCGGTCGACGTGACCGAGCAGAACATCCAGGCGCGCTGTCGTGGAGTGCTGCTGATGGCGATCTCGAACAAGAAGGGTTGCCTGGTGCTCACGACCGGCAACAAGAGCGAAATGGCAGTCGGCTATTCGACGCTTTACGGCGACATGGCGGGCGGTTTCGACGTGCTGAAAGACGTGCCGAAGACCCTGGTTTTCGCACTTGCCCGTTACCGCAACTCGATCACGGCGGTCATTCCGCAGCGCGTCATCGATCGCCCGCCCTCGGCCGAACTCGCGCCGGACCAGAAAGACGAGGATTCGCTGCCGCCGTACGACATTCTCGACCAGATTCTCGAGCGTTACGTCGAGCGGGACTTCAGCGCCAATGCAATCATCGCGGACGGTTTCGATGCCGACACGGTGCGTCGCGTGGTGCGGCTCGTCGATTTGAACGAATACAAGCGACGCCAGGCGCCGATCGGGGTGCGGGTCACGCGCAAGGCATTCGGGCGCGACCGGCGCTACCCGGTGACATCGGGATGGGAGGCCGGGGACTGA
- a CDS encoding PAS domain-containing sensor histidine kinase — protein sequence MTGGSASVRENRYGLLRIYSYYRCALALLLLLVYFAFSRDAGAQPFLPFLYLGTAIPYAILNLVALVVVLARPRRPRPRHLFLMLVMDIAALVLITHASGGIDTGFTILLMVTIAAAAIFVPGQIATLVAAVASLAVLFDALYLMLRYDSGVGALFSAGLLGMLLFASSLLAQRLAARLESSQELAREKAGEVIGLQRLNQLIVQRMRTGIVFIDADDRVRIANESAAKLLAVGVHEIADRGSSLPLGVSTPLAAWRRDARHAPAPLRLNENGPLVQLAFTRIHAPSSDGTLIFAEDFSQIAQQAQQLKLASLGRLTASIAHEIRNPLGSISHAAQLLRESAHLPDEDARLVDIVIGNAKRTNDVIESVLTMSRGHQPRPEQFDLGHWLARFVEELRMRDAEVSPAIRYALDPRNIMVRVDPIHLRQVLNNLCENGLRYSLRATGVASLRLKGACDRETGLSHLDVIDQGKGIPEHSASNVFEPFFTTETSGTGLGLYLARELCEANQIRLEYRNDAAHGSCFRLNFPHPERRAIMDPELRQA from the coding sequence GTGACGGGAGGCAGCGCTTCGGTACGCGAAAATCGCTACGGCCTGCTGCGCATCTACAGTTACTACCGTTGCGCGCTGGCGCTGCTGCTGTTGCTGGTGTATTTCGCCTTCAGCCGCGACGCGGGTGCCCAACCCTTCCTTCCGTTCCTCTACCTCGGGACCGCGATTCCCTACGCGATTCTCAACCTGGTGGCGTTGGTGGTGGTCCTCGCCAGGCCGCGCCGCCCGCGTCCCCGCCACCTGTTCCTGATGCTGGTAATGGATATCGCGGCACTGGTGCTGATCACCCATGCCAGCGGTGGCATCGACACCGGCTTCACCATCCTGCTGATGGTAACGATCGCGGCGGCCGCGATTTTCGTGCCCGGACAGATCGCGACGCTGGTCGCCGCGGTGGCAAGCCTGGCGGTCCTGTTCGATGCGCTGTACCTGATGCTGCGCTACGACAGTGGCGTGGGCGCGCTGTTCTCGGCTGGCCTGCTGGGGATGCTGCTGTTCGCGAGCTCGCTGCTGGCGCAACGATTGGCGGCACGGCTGGAAAGCAGCCAGGAACTCGCGCGGGAGAAAGCCGGCGAGGTAATCGGCCTGCAGCGCCTGAACCAGTTGATCGTGCAACGGATGCGTACCGGCATCGTGTTCATCGACGCCGACGACCGGGTGCGCATCGCGAACGAATCGGCGGCGAAACTGCTCGCCGTCGGCGTGCACGAGATCGCCGACCGGGGCAGTTCGCTGCCGCTTGGTGTCAGTACCCCGCTCGCCGCATGGCGCCGCGACGCGCGCCACGCCCCGGCGCCGTTGCGCCTGAACGAAAACGGCCCGCTGGTACAGCTCGCGTTCACCCGTATCCACGCACCCAGCAGCGACGGCACGCTGATATTCGCCGAAGATTTCTCGCAGATCGCGCAGCAGGCGCAGCAGCTCAAGCTCGCTTCGCTCGGCCGGCTCACCGCCAGCATTGCCCATGAGATCCGCAATCCTCTCGGCTCGATCAGTCATGCAGCGCAACTGCTGCGCGAATCCGCGCACCTGCCCGACGAGGATGCACGCCTCGTGGACATCGTGATCGGCAATGCCAAGCGTACCAATGACGTGATAGAGAGCGTGCTCACGATGTCGCGCGGCCATCAGCCGCGCCCGGAGCAATTCGATCTCGGCCACTGGCTGGCACGATTTGTCGAGGAGCTGCGCATGCGCGACGCCGAAGTCTCGCCGGCAATCCGCTACGCGCTCGATCCACGCAACATCATGGTTCGCGTCGACCCGATCCATTTGCGCCAGGTCCTCAACAACCTGTGCGAGAACGGTCTGCGCTACAGCCTGCGCGCCACGGGCGTTGCGTCGCTGCGTCTCAAAGGCGCCTGCGACCGGGAAACCGGGCTGAGCCATCTCGACGTGATCGACCAGGGCAAGGGCATACCCGAACACAGCGCATCCAACGTGTTCGAGCCGTTCTTTACCACCGAAACCAGTGGCACCGGACTGGGCCTGTATCTCGCGCGTGAACTGTGCGAAGCCAATCAGATCCGGCTCGAGTATCGCAACGATGCAGCACACGGCAGTTGCTTTCGCCTGAACTTTCCACACCCCGAACGACGCGCCATCATGGACCCCGAACTGAGACAAGCATGA
- a CDS encoding sigma-54-dependent Fis family transcriptional regulator has product MSTPAILIVDDEPDIRELLAMTIRRMGFEAFCADNLEGARRQLERRRFDFCLTDMKLPDGSGLELIQHIQQQHAGLPVAVITAYGSVDLAIESMKTGAFDFLSKPIDIERLRALVSNALRLNVAEELHYPEQVQLLGETEPVAHLRQQIIKLARSQAPVYITGESGTGKELVARLIHANGPRASQSFVPVNCGAIPTELMESEFFGHRKGSFTGAISDKHGLFLAAQGGTLFLDEVGDLPLAMQVKLLRAIQEKTIRPVGAEQEIRVDVRVLSATHKNLAAEVENGHFRSDLFYRINVIELGVPSLRERSADIPLLAEFCVSRLATDYGVAAPRLHEDALVALQAYGFPGNVRELENILERAFTLREDNMIRARDLRLPTGAAIETGDPVAGLATHYDSGSGVSLEHFLEDIERRAITRALEQERWNRTAAAKRLGMTFRSLRYRLKKLGID; this is encoded by the coding sequence ATGAGCACTCCCGCCATCCTGATCGTCGACGACGAACCCGATATTCGCGAACTTCTCGCGATGACCATCCGCCGCATGGGGTTCGAGGCATTCTGCGCCGACAACCTCGAAGGCGCCCGCCGCCAGCTCGAACGGCGGCGCTTCGATTTCTGCCTGACCGACATGAAACTCCCGGATGGCAGCGGGCTCGAACTGATCCAGCATATCCAGCAACAGCACGCGGGATTGCCGGTAGCGGTGATCACCGCCTACGGAAGCGTGGACCTCGCGATCGAATCGATGAAAACCGGGGCGTTCGATTTCCTGTCCAAACCGATCGACATAGAGCGGCTGCGCGCGCTGGTAAGCAATGCCCTGCGGCTGAACGTGGCGGAGGAACTGCACTACCCCGAACAGGTACAACTGCTCGGTGAAACCGAGCCGGTCGCCCATTTGCGCCAGCAGATCATCAAGCTCGCGCGCAGCCAGGCACCGGTCTACATCACCGGCGAATCGGGCACCGGCAAGGAACTGGTGGCACGCCTGATCCACGCCAACGGGCCGCGGGCAAGCCAGTCCTTCGTCCCGGTCAATTGCGGCGCCATCCCCACGGAACTCATGGAGAGTGAATTCTTCGGCCATCGCAAGGGCAGTTTCACCGGCGCGATCAGCGACAAGCATGGCCTGTTCCTGGCGGCGCAGGGGGGCACGCTGTTTCTCGACGAGGTGGGCGACCTGCCGCTGGCAATGCAGGTCAAGCTGCTGCGTGCAATACAGGAAAAGACGATTCGACCGGTTGGCGCCGAGCAGGAAATCCGCGTGGATGTCCGGGTTCTCAGCGCCACCCACAAGAACCTCGCGGCCGAGGTCGAAAACGGCCATTTTCGCAGCGATCTTTTCTACCGCATCAACGTGATCGAGCTTGGCGTTCCCAGCCTGCGCGAACGCAGCGCCGATATTCCGCTGCTCGCGGAATTCTGCGTCAGCCGCCTTGCCACCGATTACGGCGTCGCCGCGCCACGACTGCACGAAGACGCGCTCGTGGCGCTGCAGGCATACGGTTTTCCGGGTAATGTCCGCGAGCTCGAAAACATCCTCGAGCGCGCCTTCACGTTACGCGAAGACAACATGATCCGCGCGCGCGACCTGCGTCTGCCGACCGGTGCGGCAATCGAAACCGGCGATCCGGTTGCCGGGCTTGCGACCCACTACGACTCCGGATCTGGCGTGAGCCTCGAGCACTTCCTGGAAGATATCGAGCGCCGTGCCATCACCCGCGCGCTCGAGCAGGAACGCTGGAACCGCACCGCCGCAGCCAAACGCCTCGGCATGACGTTCCGCTCGTTGCGCTATCGCCTCAAAAAGCTCGGCATCGACTGA
- a CDS encoding GspH/FimT family pseudopilin yields the protein MSHTDPGTGRIAHGFTLVELLVALSILCVLLGISLPGMHDFTARNHANNSMLQLRGLLGLARQSAITMHRDVTLCGTSDGVLCAALWDGKPTLVFVDSNSNRQADLGERIVLVSELTRSGEIRWRASGGRNYLRYRPDGGVGEYGNFTYCPRDADPRHARQLVLSATGRPRSSVDTNGDGIVEDRDGKPLACAGA from the coding sequence ATGAGCCACACGGACCCAGGGACGGGTCGAATCGCGCACGGGTTCACGCTGGTGGAACTCCTGGTGGCGCTGTCGATCCTGTGCGTACTGCTCGGCATCTCCCTGCCGGGAATGCATGATTTCACGGCACGCAATCACGCCAATAATTCCATGCTGCAATTGCGCGGGCTGCTGGGGCTCGCCCGCCAGAGCGCAATCACGATGCACCGCGACGTCACCCTGTGTGGCACCAGCGACGGCGTGCTGTGTGCAGCGCTCTGGGACGGCAAACCGACGCTCGTCTTTGTCGACTCGAACAGTAACCGGCAGGCCGACCTCGGCGAGCGCATCGTGCTGGTATCCGAACTCACCCGCAGCGGCGAGATTCGCTGGCGCGCCTCGGGTGGCCGCAATTACCTGCGCTACCGTCCAGACGGCGGCGTAGGGGAATACGGCAACTTCACCTATTGCCCGCGTGACGCCGATCCGCGCCATGCGCGGCAACTCGTTCTGAGCGCGACCGGGCGCCCGCGTTCGTCTGTCGATACCAATGGCGATGGAATCGTCGAGGACCGCGACGGCAAACCGCTGGCCTGTGCCGGCGCTTGA
- a CDS encoding pilus assembly protein PilY, translating to MKKCFIATLLAAQIAGHMPAAAEDIDLFAGVPPGAAEVPNVLVILDNTANWDAAFDNEMAALSKVLGTLPPERFRVGLMMFGETGADNSNVAGGYVRAAVRLLDSDNQTRYAALIDSLDKNADQSARGSLAMTMAEAYFYFSGLAPHSGNNKDRTDYRGNSSGSSRSNAVYALSGNALLSKAGSPYVSPVTSACARNFIVYISNSALHHNVIDNSLASAQLAAAGGSTIAIPLSPADAQDNIADEWARWMKQDALGLTTYTIDVNRASDGNGPGWSALLRSMAAVSGGKYFDVAASGTAIADALNVAFGEIQAVNSVFASPSLPASAHTRSTLLNEVFIGMFRPDENGLSRWLGNLKHYKIGLLDGSPRLLDSRDEPALDSGTGFMTGCARSFWTPATTDTYWAFSPSGSCLAVSGSDASNSPDGPVVEKGAQAHVLRSAVTRDVHTCSADFDSCTALTSFDTSNSEITGELLGAASLAEKEALIDWARGLDNFDEDIDGITTAEMRPSLHGDVVHSRPLAIDFGSDTSPRVVVFYGGNDGMLRAINGNRGTDIGPVGPGGELWSFMAPEFYGKIKRIRDNTIAIDYPGSSVPGAQPKAYGMDGPITAFQGAIAGIAKVFVYAGMRRGGRALYAFDVSAPSTPALMWKVGCPAIGDDSGCTVSGALDFSGIGQTWSPAVTMHAAGHGSGTSALLMMGGGYDDCEDVDSGMANHDCATPKGNKIYVLDAETGALLKVMDTERSVAGGITVVPDAVSGLARYAYAADTGGNLYRIGGVGAGGSATSPFGESAPADWTITRVASLGCATSASCAANRKFLFAPDVVEDRGSFMILVGSGDREKPLLRYAATAGVKNYFFAVRDTPANTSWLSEESSGGGACGVDLLCLGSLTPVLSSATPGNSDLAAGKGWYLGLAATEQVVTAAITVSNRVTFSTSQPPAPVAGSCGSGLGTANVYNVNYLNAAPLTGEERFEHLTGDGLPPSPVAGSVTLDDGTTVPILIGGSASSPFEVMDPSVTTSFDQPTTRVYWHIEQ from the coding sequence ATGAAAAAGTGTTTCATCGCCACCTTGCTCGCGGCCCAGATCGCCGGGCATATGCCGGCTGCGGCCGAGGATATCGATCTGTTCGCGGGTGTACCACCTGGTGCCGCGGAAGTGCCCAATGTGCTGGTCATCCTCGACAACACGGCCAACTGGGATGCGGCGTTCGACAACGAAATGGCCGCGCTGTCGAAAGTCCTGGGCACTCTCCCGCCCGAGCGGTTCCGGGTCGGTTTGATGATGTTCGGCGAAACCGGTGCCGACAACTCGAACGTGGCTGGCGGCTATGTCCGGGCAGCGGTCAGGCTGTTGGACAGCGACAACCAGACCCGGTACGCGGCGCTGATCGACAGCCTGGACAAGAATGCCGACCAATCCGCGCGTGGCAGTCTCGCAATGACGATGGCCGAAGCCTATTTCTATTTTTCAGGCCTGGCGCCTCATTCGGGAAACAACAAGGACAGGACGGACTATCGCGGCAACAGTTCGGGCAGCTCCCGATCCAACGCGGTTTATGCGTTGAGTGGTAACGCACTGCTCTCTAAAGCCGGATCGCCCTATGTGAGTCCGGTCACGAGCGCTTGCGCGAGAAATTTCATTGTCTATATCAGCAACAGCGCGCTTCATCACAACGTCATCGACAATTCGCTGGCGAGCGCGCAGCTCGCCGCCGCAGGGGGCAGCACGATCGCCATTCCGCTCTCGCCCGCTGATGCGCAGGACAATATTGCCGACGAATGGGCGCGCTGGATGAAGCAGGACGCTCTCGGGCTCACCACCTATACCATCGATGTGAATCGCGCCAGCGACGGGAACGGGCCCGGTTGGAGCGCACTGCTCAGGAGCATGGCGGCCGTCAGTGGGGGGAAATACTTTGACGTTGCGGCCTCGGGCACCGCGATCGCCGATGCGCTGAACGTGGCATTTGGCGAGATCCAGGCGGTCAACAGCGTATTTGCGTCGCCGAGCCTGCCGGCCAGCGCCCATACCCGGAGTACCTTGCTCAACGAGGTATTCATCGGCATGTTCCGTCCCGATGAAAATGGCCTGTCGCGCTGGCTGGGCAATCTCAAGCACTACAAGATCGGCCTGCTCGACGGATCCCCCAGGTTGCTCGATTCCCGTGACGAGCCGGCGCTCGACAGCGGTACCGGATTCATGACGGGCTGCGCGCGCAGTTTCTGGACGCCCGCCACGACCGATACATACTGGGCCTTCAGCCCCTCGGGTTCCTGCCTTGCGGTGAGCGGATCGGATGCATCCAACTCGCCGGATGGTCCGGTCGTCGAGAAAGGCGCTCAGGCTCATGTGCTGCGCAGTGCCGTCACCCGCGACGTGCACACCTGTTCGGCGGATTTTGACTCCTGTACCGCGCTGACGTCCTTTGATACCTCGAACAGTGAAATCACCGGGGAGTTGCTCGGTGCCGCGAGTTTGGCCGAGAAAGAGGCCCTCATCGACTGGGCGCGCGGCCTCGACAACTTCGACGAGGACATCGATGGGATAACCACGGCCGAGATGCGTCCATCGCTGCACGGCGATGTGGTGCATTCGCGCCCGCTGGCGATCGATTTCGGCAGTGACACAAGCCCTCGAGTGGTGGTGTTCTACGGGGGCAACGATGGCATGTTGCGCGCCATCAATGGCAACCGCGGCACGGATATCGGCCCGGTGGGGCCGGGTGGCGAATTGTGGTCCTTCATGGCGCCGGAGTTCTACGGCAAGATCAAGCGGATTCGCGACAACACCATTGCCATCGACTACCCCGGCAGCAGCGTTCCCGGTGCGCAGCCCAAGGCCTATGGCATGGATGGACCGATTACCGCGTTCCAGGGCGCCATTGCCGGCATCGCGAAGGTATTTGTCTATGCGGGTATGCGCCGCGGCGGCCGCGCGCTGTATGCCTTTGACGTGTCGGCGCCGTCCACCCCGGCGCTGATGTGGAAGGTGGGTTGCCCCGCTATCGGCGACGATAGCGGTTGCACGGTTTCCGGCGCGCTGGATTTCAGTGGCATCGGACAAACCTGGTCGCCGGCGGTAACGATGCATGCCGCAGGGCACGGATCCGGCACCTCGGCGCTGTTGATGATGGGCGGCGGCTACGACGATTGCGAGGACGTGGACAGCGGAATGGCCAATCATGATTGCGCGACGCCGAAGGGTAACAAGATCTATGTGCTCGATGCTGAAACCGGGGCCCTGCTGAAAGTCATGGATACCGAGCGCAGCGTGGCGGGTGGAATCACCGTGGTGCCGGATGCCGTCAGTGGCCTGGCGCGTTATGCCTATGCCGCGGACACCGGCGGCAATCTCTATCGGATCGGTGGTGTCGGTGCGGGTGGGAGCGCCACCAGCCCGTTTGGCGAGAGTGCGCCGGCCGACTGGACCATCACCCGGGTGGCCTCGCTCGGCTGTGCCACGAGCGCAAGCTGTGCGGCAAACCGCAAGTTCCTGTTCGCACCCGATGTGGTCGAGGACCGCGGTTCTTTCATGATCCTGGTCGGCTCGGGTGATCGGGAAAAGCCGCTGCTGCGTTATGCCGCCACCGCCGGCGTGAAAAATTATTTTTTCGCGGTTCGCGACACGCCGGCCAACACTTCCTGGTTGAGCGAGGAAAGCTCGGGCGGCGGTGCCTGTGGGGTCGATCTGCTGTGTCTCGGTTCGCTGACGCCGGTACTGTCGAGCGCAACGCCAGGCAACTCGGACCTGGCCGCAGGCAAAGGCTGGTACCTGGGCCTGGCGGCCACGGAGCAGGTGGTGACTGCCGCAATCACGGTATCCAACCGGGTAACGTTCAGCACCTCGCAGCCACCTGCCCCGGTCGCAGGATCCTGCGGCTCGGGACTGGGAACCGCCAACGTGTACAATGTGAATTACCTCAACGCCGCGCCGCTCACCGGTGAGGAGCGTTTCGAGCATCTCACCGGCGACGGACTGCCACCTTCACCGGTAGCCGGCAGCGTCACGCTCGATGACGGGACGACGGTCCCGATCCTGATCGGCGGCAGCGCCAGCTCACCGTTCGAGGTGATGGACCCGTCCGTCACCACCTCGTTCGATCAGCCGACTACCCGGGTTTACTGGCATATCGAGCAATGA
- a CDS encoding PilW family protein, with protein MSPGRAGLNGGFSLLELMVALALGLLIMTAMLGMYVDMSRINREMAGTNSQIENARFALQFLHGDIVHGGYWGGFVPAFDDLSFADVATDAPVSLPDPCLAYSTPWSGAYIDSLMGIAVQSFDASPDGCTSVVANMQPDTDVLVVRHAGTCVPGTVGCEPDMAGKLYFQTSFCELENATRYLLGTSGFGLHGRTCVAGTPAGGPLAPKRRFVSNIYYIRNFSLNPGDGIPTLVRSEFDLSGTTLAHQPAVALIEGIQGFRVELGIDSLGDSGAATDYTAAIAWADPELRDSPTNRGDGIPDGAFVRCTTASPCTVAQLRDVVAVRIFLLARANEVTPGYTDTRSYTLGSTTLGPFNDGFKRHVFSRSVRLVNVAGRRETP; from the coding sequence ATGAGCCCCGGTCGCGCCGGCCTGAATGGCGGCTTCAGCCTGCTCGAGCTGATGGTTGCGCTTGCGCTCGGACTGCTCATCATGACGGCAATGCTGGGCATGTATGTCGATATGTCGCGCATCAACCGGGAAATGGCCGGGACCAACAGCCAGATCGAGAACGCACGCTTTGCGCTGCAATTCCTGCACGGCGATATCGTTCATGGCGGCTACTGGGGCGGATTTGTTCCCGCATTCGACGATTTGAGCTTCGCCGACGTGGCCACCGATGCGCCGGTCTCGTTGCCCGATCCCTGTCTTGCCTATTCGACTCCGTGGAGCGGGGCCTATATCGACTCGCTGATGGGGATCGCAGTCCAGAGCTTCGATGCCTCGCCGGACGGGTGCACGTCGGTGGTCGCGAACATGCAGCCCGATACCGATGTGCTGGTGGTGCGTCATGCGGGAACCTGCGTTCCCGGCACCGTCGGTTGCGAGCCAGACATGGCTGGCAAACTCTATTTCCAGACGAGTTTCTGCGAGCTGGAAAATGCCACGCGCTATCTGCTCGGTACTTCGGGTTTTGGGCTGCACGGGCGCACCTGCGTGGCGGGCACGCCGGCCGGAGGGCCGCTGGCCCCGAAACGCCGCTTTGTCTCGAACATCTATTACATCCGCAATTTCTCGTTGAACCCGGGCGATGGCATCCCGACCCTCGTGCGTTCCGAATTCGATCTGTCCGGCACGACCCTGGCGCACCAGCCGGCGGTCGCGCTGATCGAGGGTATCCAGGGTTTCCGCGTCGAGCTGGGAATCGACAGTCTCGGTGACAGCGGTGCCGCAACGGATTACACCGCGGCGATTGCCTGGGCCGATCCGGAGCTTCGTGATTCGCCGACCAATCGCGGTGATGGCATTCCGGATGGCGCCTTTGTCCGCTGCACCACCGCCTCGCCCTGTACCGTGGCGCAGCTGCGTGATGTGGTCGCGGTTCGGATTTTCCTGCTGGCGCGCGCCAACGAAGTCACGCCGGGCTACACCGATACCAGGAGCTATACCCTCGGGAGTACCACGCTCGGCCCCTTCAATGACGGTTTCAAGCGCCATGTGTTTTCGCGCAGCGTGCGCCTGGTCAATGTAGCGGGCCGGAGGGAGACGCCATGA
- a CDS encoding pilus assembly protein: MQRHPHKSRMQHGALLIEVLITLVIVVTGLWGMAKVQARLQLSEMESYQRAQALLLLNDMASRMATNRAAAGSYAVALDSPLGVDMNCPAAGATPPERDLAEWCDALQGAAETLGTGSTRVGAMIGGRGCVEDLGGGQFMVTIAWQGMTPIVAPPASVGCGKDRYDGAPGTPCQGDLCRRALTTLVGVAAL; this comes from the coding sequence ATGCAGCGCCATCCGCACAAGTCGCGCATGCAGCATGGCGCGCTGTTGATCGAAGTGCTGATCACCCTCGTGATCGTCGTCACGGGTTTGTGGGGCATGGCCAAAGTGCAGGCCCGCCTGCAGCTTTCCGAAATGGAGTCTTATCAGCGCGCGCAGGCCCTGTTACTGCTGAACGACATGGCGAGTCGCATGGCCACCAACCGGGCTGCCGCCGGCAGTTATGCCGTCGCGCTCGACAGCCCGCTGGGTGTGGACATGAACTGTCCCGCCGCCGGCGCAACACCTCCGGAGCGTGACCTCGCCGAATGGTGCGATGCGTTGCAGGGCGCCGCGGAAACCCTCGGGACCGGCAGTACACGCGTCGGTGCGATGATCGGCGGTCGCGGCTGCGTGGAGGATCTTGGCGGCGGACAGTTCATGGTCACGATTGCGTGGCAGGGCATGACGCCGATCGTGGCCCCGCCGGCCAGCGTGGGCTGCGGCAAGGATCGCTATGACGGGGCCCCCGGCACGCCGTGCCAGGGCGATCTGTGCCGGCGTGCGCTCACCACGCTGGTTGGCGTGGCAGCGCTGTGA